Proteins encoded together in one Oceanobacillus iheyensis HTE831 window:
- a CDS encoding LysR family transcriptional regulator — protein sequence MRMDDYELLIRLNEIGTIRGTAKAVLISQPAVTQRLKYMEEYFGEAIFIRTSKRLLPTPAGEIVIQHAKQVIHQEKVLKNRLAETGEEIQGTLAIACSTLISQRFLPSILGEFTAKYPKVAIDLVTGISEDIRRNHKKYHICIIRGEKLKESTSVHLFDDPLYMFDTEPFPSNHAKERPLISFKSDDSMHELVDNWLYHHQEFIKPEKTLTVDQIETCKQFMKQGIGMAVLPESVSDHLKEEYPHIALKINGKAVTRDTWVCYQEGIRKLPQVDHFLELLQNTTF from the coding sequence ATGAGGATGGATGATTATGAATTATTAATCCGTTTAAATGAAATTGGTACCATTCGTGGAACGGCTAAAGCTGTATTGATTTCTCAACCAGCTGTTACTCAACGCTTAAAATATATGGAGGAATATTTCGGTGAGGCGATATTTATCCGTACTTCTAAACGTCTATTACCAACTCCTGCCGGGGAGATCGTTATTCAGCATGCAAAGCAAGTCATACATCAAGAAAAAGTCTTAAAGAACCGATTGGCGGAGACTGGAGAAGAAATCCAAGGAACTCTCGCAATTGCGTGTTCTACCTTAATTAGCCAGCGATTTTTACCGAGTATTTTAGGTGAATTTACAGCTAAGTATCCGAAAGTCGCAATTGACTTAGTTACAGGTATTAGTGAAGATATTAGACGAAATCACAAAAAGTACCATATTTGTATCATACGTGGAGAGAAGCTAAAGGAATCGACTTCGGTTCATTTATTTGATGATCCACTGTATATGTTTGACACAGAACCATTTCCATCTAATCATGCAAAAGAAAGGCCGTTAATTTCTTTTAAAAGTGATGACAGTATGCACGAACTTGTAGATAATTGGTTATATCATCACCAAGAATTTATTAAGCCCGAAAAAACATTGACCGTAGATCAAATCGAAACATGCAAACAGTTTATGAAGCAAGGAATTGGCATGGCGGTTTTACCTGAAAGTGTTTCGGATCATTTAAAAGAAGAATATCCACATATTGCGCTTAAAATTAATGGGAAGGCGGTAACACGGGATACGTGGGTATGTTATCAAGAAGGTATACGCAAATTACCACAGGTAGATCATTTTCTAGAATTACTGCAGAACACTACTTTTTAA
- a CDS encoding organic hydroperoxide resistance protein — protein sequence MSDILFTSTATAKNGRDGHVKSNDGIIDVELVNPAKGNTDKKGSNPEQLFAAGYSACYDGALNHVASEKGKKISSETTADVHFMKDPSDGGFKIGATLHIKIEGVSQDEAQELAEAAHDFCPYSKATRGNIEVTLKPEAV from the coding sequence ATGAGTGATATTCTATTTACTTCAACAGCCACAGCAAAAAATGGTAGAGATGGACATGTGAAATCAAATGATGGGATTATTGATGTAGAGTTAGTTAACCCTGCTAAAGGTAATACCGATAAAAAAGGATCTAATCCAGAGCAACTATTTGCTGCAGGATATTCCGCTTGTTATGATGGTGCTCTTAATCATGTGGCATCTGAAAAAGGAAAGAAAATCAGTTCAGAGACAACAGCAGATGTCCATTTTATGAAAGATCCTTCTGACGGCGGCTTTAAAATTGGAGCTACACTCCATATTAAAATAGAAGGCGTTAGCCAAGATGAAGCACAAGAATTAGCAGAAGCAGCACATGATTTCTGCCCTTATTCAAAAGCAACTCGAGGCAATATCGAAGTAACGTTAAAACCAGAAGCTGTTTAA
- the pyrF gene encoding orotidine-5'-phosphate decarboxylase produces the protein MTMFVALDFPDWKQTEAFLYKNELQGVPVKVGMELFYKEGPSVIEKLKRNNHSIFLDLKLHDIPNTVHRAMKNIASLGVDLVTIHTLGGSEMIAQAKRGLEHSQTKLIAVTLLTSVDEEVVQHQLRLPGNIPANVAHLASLAKANGADGVVSSVHEVASIKKTCDTSFLTLTPGIRFDSSDVHDQKRVATPEMANQVGSDFIVVGRAITQSDHPYTAYMEAKKRWEEASDE, from the coding sequence ATGACCATGTTTGTAGCACTAGATTTTCCTGATTGGAAACAAACAGAGGCATTTCTATATAAAAATGAATTGCAAGGTGTTCCTGTTAAAGTTGGTATGGAACTGTTTTATAAAGAGGGCCCTAGCGTAATTGAGAAATTAAAAAGGAATAATCACTCTATTTTTTTAGATCTTAAATTACATGACATACCAAATACAGTCCATCGAGCAATGAAAAATATTGCTTCCTTAGGGGTCGATTTAGTTACAATACATACACTTGGCGGAAGTGAAATGATTGCTCAGGCGAAGCGTGGACTTGAACATTCACAAACAAAACTGATTGCAGTAACCCTGTTAACATCGGTAGATGAAGAAGTAGTTCAACATCAATTACGTTTACCTGGAAATATTCCAGCAAATGTTGCTCATTTAGCGAGCTTAGCAAAAGCTAATGGAGCGGATGGAGTCGTTAGCTCTGTACATGAAGTAGCTTCTATCAAAAAAACTTGTGATACATCTTTCTTAACGTTAACCCCAGGAATACGATTTGATAGTTCGGATGTTCATGATCAAAAACGTGTTGCGACACCAGAAATGGCAAATCAAGTTGGAAGTGACTTTATCGTAGTAGGTAGAGCGATTACGCAATCTGATCATCCTTATACAGCATATATGGAAGCAAAGAAACGATGGGAGGAAGCTTCGGATGAATAA
- the carB gene encoding carbamoyl-phosphate synthase large subunit — translation MPKRTDINKILVIGSGPIIIGQAAEFDYSGTQACHALKEEGYTVILANSNPATIMTDHTVADKVYMEPLTEEFLTKIIRKENPDAILPTLGGQTGLNLAMELFHKGILEDHQVQLLGSAPASIEKAEDRELFRKLMNELGEPVPESAIVHTVEEAFDFAHTIGFPLIVRPAYTLGGTGGGMCYNEEDLKEITKNGLSLSPVNQCLIERNIAGFKEIEYEVMRDKNDQAIVVCNMENIDPVGIHTGDSIVVAPSQTLSDREYHLLRNASLRIIRALEIEGGCNVQLALDPNSFQYYIIEVNPRVSRSSALASKATGYPIAKIAAKIAVGYSLDEIINPITGKTYSMFEPALDYVVTKFPRFPFDKFTAGDRRLGTQMKATGEVMAIGRNLEESLLKGVRSLEIGTEELYLKKAANITEETLVKRLIRADDERIFLVAEALRQGYSVDWVFNHTKIDPFFLHAIERVVNMEVILKSDVGNLENLTKAKQWGLSDSEIARLWEMEVDDIYQIRKENQIMPVFKMVDTCAAEFASETPYFYSTYEEENESIVTERKKILVLGSGPIRIGQGIEFDYATVHSVYAIKEMGYEAIIMNNNPETVSTDFTISDKLYFEPLTLEDVMHVVELEQPEGVIVQFGGQTAINLAEGLERRGVRILGTGLDAIDRAEDRDKFEVLLDELDILRPKGKAVPRLDQAIDTANEIGYPVLVRPSYVIGGSRMEIVYNEQELENYLKKSSHIDSAHPILIDKYLTGMEVEVDAISDGETTIIPGIMEHIERAGVHSGDSMAVYPPQRLSTTVKEKCLDAAIKISKALQVKGLINIQFIIREEDVYVLEVNPRASRTIPFLSKITGITMANIATRCILGEKLADQGFETGILPEQDQVSVKIPVFSFEKLRSVDTILGPEMKSTGEAIGYDRTLEKALYKGMIAAGLTVPQEGGVLLTVADKDKAEMLEVAEHFHQLGFVLYATEGTAEYVKHEGKLPVVPVAKIGAEEPNVLSIIESGQVQFVINTLNSGQKPRSDGFLIRREAVEHGIACLTNMDTVNAILRVIDATSFSAKPIGIDKKVVMS, via the coding sequence ATGCCTAAACGTACAGACATCAACAAAATTCTTGTAATCGGATCAGGACCAATCATTATTGGTCAAGCTGCGGAATTTGATTACTCAGGTACGCAAGCTTGTCACGCTTTGAAAGAGGAAGGTTATACTGTAATATTAGCTAATTCCAATCCAGCAACCATTATGACGGATCATACTGTAGCAGATAAAGTGTATATGGAGCCATTAACAGAAGAGTTCCTAACTAAAATTATCCGTAAAGAAAATCCAGATGCCATTTTACCTACCTTAGGAGGACAAACAGGTCTGAATCTAGCGATGGAACTGTTTCATAAAGGGATCTTGGAAGACCACCAAGTTCAACTATTGGGGTCAGCACCAGCCTCCATTGAAAAAGCAGAAGACCGAGAGCTGTTTCGTAAATTAATGAATGAGTTGGGCGAGCCAGTTCCTGAAAGTGCAATTGTTCATACAGTAGAAGAAGCGTTTGATTTTGCTCATACGATAGGCTTTCCACTAATTGTACGTCCTGCTTACACGCTCGGTGGAACTGGTGGTGGAATGTGTTATAACGAGGAAGATTTAAAAGAAATTACGAAAAATGGCTTATCCTTATCTCCAGTGAATCAGTGTCTAATCGAACGAAACATTGCCGGATTTAAAGAAATTGAATATGAAGTAATGAGGGATAAGAATGACCAAGCTATTGTAGTATGTAACATGGAGAATATTGACCCAGTTGGAATTCATACTGGTGATTCAATTGTAGTAGCTCCATCACAAACATTAAGTGATCGAGAATATCACTTATTGCGTAATGCTTCGTTAAGAATTATTCGAGCATTAGAAATTGAAGGTGGATGTAACGTCCAGTTGGCGCTAGACCCGAATAGTTTCCAATACTATATTATCGAAGTTAATCCGCGAGTGAGTAGATCATCTGCCCTTGCATCAAAGGCAACTGGATATCCAATTGCAAAAATTGCTGCAAAAATCGCAGTTGGTTATTCCTTAGATGAAATTATTAATCCAATTACAGGAAAAACTTACTCTATGTTTGAACCTGCGCTTGACTATGTGGTTACAAAGTTCCCACGCTTTCCATTTGATAAGTTTACTGCAGGAGATCGCCGCCTTGGAACACAAATGAAAGCAACAGGAGAAGTGATGGCGATAGGTAGAAACCTAGAAGAATCATTATTAAAAGGGGTACGGTCACTAGAAATAGGTACGGAGGAGCTATATTTGAAAAAAGCGGCAAATATCACGGAGGAAACGTTAGTGAAACGCTTAATACGAGCAGATGATGAACGCATCTTCTTAGTAGCTGAAGCGCTTCGTCAGGGATATTCTGTCGATTGGGTTTTCAACCATACGAAAATCGATCCTTTCTTTTTACATGCCATAGAACGTGTTGTAAATATGGAAGTAATATTGAAAAGCGATGTGGGTAACCTAGAAAATCTCACAAAAGCAAAGCAATGGGGCCTATCCGATTCTGAAATAGCAAGGCTATGGGAAATGGAAGTCGATGATATTTATCAGATACGTAAAGAAAATCAAATAATGCCTGTGTTTAAGATGGTAGACACTTGTGCAGCAGAATTTGCTTCAGAAACACCTTATTTCTATAGCACCTATGAAGAAGAAAATGAATCGATTGTTACAGAGCGAAAGAAAATATTAGTGTTAGGTTCAGGACCAATTCGAATTGGTCAAGGAATAGAATTTGATTATGCAACCGTCCATTCAGTTTATGCAATTAAGGAAATGGGTTACGAAGCAATTATTATGAATAATAACCCAGAAACCGTATCTACCGATTTTACAATTTCGGATAAGCTTTATTTTGAACCATTAACTTTAGAAGATGTTATGCATGTTGTCGAGTTAGAACAGCCAGAAGGAGTAATTGTGCAGTTTGGTGGACAGACGGCAATTAATCTGGCAGAAGGCTTAGAAAGAAGAGGAGTACGTATCCTTGGGACAGGATTAGATGCAATTGATCGTGCGGAGGATCGTGATAAATTTGAAGTCTTATTAGATGAACTAGATATACTTCGACCAAAAGGGAAAGCTGTGCCGCGATTAGATCAAGCAATTGACACAGCAAATGAGATTGGCTACCCGGTTCTTGTTCGCCCTTCCTATGTAATCGGTGGAAGTAGAATGGAAATTGTATACAATGAACAAGAATTAGAAAATTACCTGAAAAAGTCCAGTCATATCGATTCTGCTCATCCAATTTTAATTGATAAATATTTAACAGGTATGGAAGTAGAAGTTGATGCGATAAGTGATGGTGAAACAACGATTATTCCAGGTATCATGGAACATATCGAACGTGCAGGTGTTCATTCTGGAGATTCGATGGCAGTCTACCCGCCACAACGGTTATCAACTACTGTGAAAGAAAAATGCTTGGACGCTGCGATAAAGATTTCAAAAGCGCTTCAAGTGAAAGGATTAATAAATATCCAATTTATTATCCGCGAAGAAGACGTGTATGTTCTGGAAGTAAACCCTCGGGCAAGTAGAACGATTCCTTTCTTAAGTAAGATTACGGGGATTACAATGGCAAATATCGCTACCAGATGTATTCTTGGTGAAAAACTAGCAGATCAAGGTTTCGAAACGGGAATTCTACCAGAACAAGATCAAGTATCGGTTAAGATACCAGTATTTTCTTTTGAAAAATTGCGCAGCGTAGATACGATTCTTGGGCCAGAAATGAAGTCTACTGGTGAGGCGATAGGCTATGACAGAACCTTAGAAAAAGCACTATACAAAGGAATGATCGCTGCAGGTTTGACTGTTCCTCAAGAAGGAGGAGTACTTCTTACTGTAGCGGATAAAGATAAGGCGGAGATGCTAGAAGTAGCAGAACATTTTCACCAACTAGGGTTTGTTCTATATGCAACAGAAGGTACAGCAGAATATGTAAAACATGAAGGGAAATTACCGGTGGTTCCAGTTGCTAAGATTGGAGCAGAAGAACCAAATGTACTCTCAATCATTGAATCAGGGCAAGTCCAGTTTGTGATTAACACCTTGAATTCCGGTCAAAAGCCTCGTTCTGATGGATTCTTAATCCGAAGAGAAGCAGTAGAACATGGAATTGCTTGTTTGACAAATATGGATACCGTAAACGCCATATTACGAGTTATTGATGCAACATCGTTTAGTGCGAAACCGATTGGAATAGATAAGAAGGTGGTCATGTCATGA
- a CDS encoding dihydroorotase: MKTILLNANRLLPSNELEKVEVLIEDNKIIKIASQIPDKVENYIDIEGKLLLPGLIDVHIHLREPGGEHKETIKTGTMAAARGGYTTVCAMPNTNPVPDHPEALTSLLSKIADDAHIRVLPYASITKSLKGEERTDIQSLIDAGAFAFTDDGVGIQTADQMYQAMKDAARHNTTIVAHCEDNSLVYGGVLHEGEVSERLSLPGIPSLSESVQIARDVLLAEATGCHYHVCHVSTKESVRVIRDAKKAGIHVTAEVSPHHLLLNETDIPDDNADWKMNPPLRSTEDQQALFDGLMDGTIDLIATDHAPHATEEKAVGFKEAPFGIVGLETAFPLLYTHLVLKGKMTLYQLVERMTEKPAATFQLPYGKLEEDSVADITVIDLEKEETIHRETFYSKGKNTPFDNWKVKGIPVLTMVNGVVVYEEAKQHEEA; this comes from the coding sequence ATGAAAACAATCTTATTAAACGCAAATCGCTTACTGCCATCTAATGAATTAGAGAAAGTAGAAGTACTTATAGAAGATAATAAAATAATAAAAATTGCATCTCAGATTCCTGATAAGGTAGAAAACTATATTGATATAGAAGGAAAGTTACTGTTGCCTGGACTAATTGATGTTCATATTCATTTACGCGAACCGGGTGGAGAACATAAGGAAACAATTAAAACAGGAACAATGGCAGCTGCAAGGGGTGGATATACGACTGTATGCGCAATGCCAAATACAAATCCAGTTCCCGATCATCCAGAAGCTTTAACGAGTTTACTTTCTAAAATAGCGGATGATGCACATATACGTGTATTACCTTATGCATCAATTACTAAGAGCTTAAAGGGAGAAGAAAGGACAGATATCCAATCACTAATCGATGCTGGTGCATTTGCCTTTACAGATGACGGGGTTGGTATACAAACAGCAGATCAAATGTATCAAGCAATGAAAGATGCAGCACGACATAACACTACCATCGTGGCACATTGTGAAGATAATAGTCTCGTATATGGCGGTGTGTTGCATGAAGGAGAAGTAAGTGAACGTTTAAGCTTACCTGGAATTCCTTCCTTAAGTGAGTCAGTACAGATTGCGAGAGATGTATTATTAGCAGAAGCGACAGGATGTCATTATCATGTCTGTCATGTTAGCACAAAAGAATCGGTACGTGTAATCCGCGATGCTAAGAAAGCAGGCATACATGTAACTGCAGAGGTTTCTCCACACCATCTATTACTTAATGAGACCGATATTCCTGACGACAATGCAGACTGGAAGATGAATCCTCCGTTGCGTTCAACGGAAGATCAACAAGCACTATTCGATGGTCTAATGGATGGAACCATTGACCTAATTGCAACCGATCATGCACCTCATGCTACGGAAGAGAAAGCAGTTGGATTCAAGGAAGCTCCTTTTGGAATCGTAGGACTAGAAACAGCATTTCCGCTTTTATATACACATCTAGTTTTAAAAGGAAAAATGACGCTGTATCAATTAGTAGAAAGAATGACTGAAAAGCCAGCAGCGACATTTCAACTTCCATATGGAAAATTAGAAGAAGATTCAGTGGCTGACATAACCGTTATTGACTTAGAAAAAGAAGAAACGATTCATCGTGAAACATTTTATTCAAAAGGTAAAAACACACCTTTCGATAATTGGAAAGTAAAAGGAATTCCTGTACTTACAATGGTAAATGGAGTAGTTGTATACGAGGAGGCTAAACAACATGAAGAAGCGTAA
- a CDS encoding dihydroorotate dehydrogenase electron transfer subunit, translating into MRKRETMSVLSVTQIATDTFEMIAENSRISEQAKPGQFVHIYIPGHTLRRPISIAAVDPSTASVSLVFKAIGDGTKQLSNYLPGMQIDVLGPNGNGFSIDISEDERVLLIGGGVGVPPMYHLAKRLSEETSIDIVSVLGFQTKNAVFYEEEFNRIGETYIVTDDGSYGTHGVVTDIVGQFTDRTQYFSCGPLPMLRAVKSKLSHIPGKVSLEERMGCGVGACMACVLPTVDNHYKKICSEGPVFVAEEVVL; encoded by the coding sequence ATGAGAAAACGCGAGACAATGTCTGTTCTATCGGTAACACAAATTGCTACAGACACCTTTGAGATGATAGCGGAAAATAGTAGAATTAGTGAACAGGCAAAACCAGGACAATTCGTACACATTTACATTCCTGGACATACGTTACGACGTCCGATCTCTATTGCAGCAGTGGATCCTTCCACTGCTAGTGTTTCACTTGTATTTAAAGCAATTGGAGATGGGACGAAACAATTATCAAACTATCTACCGGGAATGCAAATCGATGTGTTAGGTCCGAATGGGAATGGTTTTTCTATAGATATTTCTGAAGATGAACGGGTGCTGCTAATTGGAGGAGGAGTAGGTGTTCCACCAATGTATCACTTGGCAAAACGGCTGTCAGAAGAAACATCGATAGATATTGTCTCAGTGCTTGGGTTTCAGACAAAAAATGCAGTATTTTACGAAGAAGAGTTTAACCGTATTGGTGAAACGTATATTGTTACCGATGATGGTTCTTATGGGACCCACGGTGTCGTTACAGATATTGTAGGACAATTTACAGATCGTACACAATACTTTAGCTGTGGTCCATTGCCAATGTTAAGAGCGGTGAAAAGTAAACTTAGTCATATCCCAGGAAAGGTTTCTCTAGAGGAAAGAATGGGATGTGGCGTAGGTGCATGCATGGCCTGTGTATTGCCTACCGTGGATAATCATTATAAAAAAATCTGTAGTGAAGGACCAGTTTTTGTTGCTGAGGAGGTGGTCCTATGA
- the pyrE gene encoding orotate phosphoribosyltransferase — translation MNKQITKELLEIGAVQINLDTYFTWTSGLKSPIYCDNRLTMSYPKVRKNIARAFILMLEQDGFKPDVIAGCATAGISHAAWLSDLLGLPMVYVRSKPKGHGKGNQIEGASVEGKTVLVIEDLISTGGSSIEAAKALQQAGANILAVYSIFTYGLDKSKDAFLQANIAYNSITGFDELIQELIGSGELSEEEKNELLTFRESL, via the coding sequence ATGAATAAACAAATTACAAAGGAACTACTAGAAATTGGAGCAGTACAGATTAATTTAGATACATATTTTACTTGGACATCAGGATTAAAATCTCCCATCTATTGTGATAATCGTTTAACAATGAGTTATCCCAAAGTAAGAAAAAATATTGCTCGTGCATTTATTCTAATGCTAGAACAAGATGGCTTTAAACCTGATGTGATAGCAGGTTGTGCTACAGCAGGTATATCACATGCTGCATGGTTATCTGATCTTTTAGGTCTACCGATGGTGTATGTAAGATCTAAACCGAAAGGACATGGGAAAGGAAATCAAATAGAGGGTGCCAGTGTAGAAGGAAAAACGGTACTCGTAATTGAGGATTTAATCTCTACAGGTGGATCGTCTATTGAAGCTGCAAAAGCACTACAACAAGCAGGGGCTAATATCTTAGCAGTCTATTCCATTTTTACTTATGGGCTGGATAAATCAAAGGACGCTTTTTTACAAGCAAATATCGCTTACAATTCCATTACCGGTTTTGATGAATTAATTCAAGAACTAATTGGTTCTGGTGAGTTATCAGAAGAAGAAAAAAATGAATTGTTGACTTTTAGAGAAAGTTTGTAG
- a CDS encoding class I SAM-dependent methyltransferase, whose protein sequence is MDEKSLVKKVFAQNSDAYIKSTTHANVKELEKMITWTVPNKRMLMLDIATGGGHVAKKYAPYVENVIAADLTPEMLQVARTHLRDYTNIQYVVADAENLPFLDESFDLVSCRIAAHHFPNPTKFIEEATRVLKSKGTFIFVDNISSEDNELDSYVNELEKLRDPSHIRSLKVSEWKQIISHYPLTMRKEQLHKKILPFQDWVERTVKDSSQKNAVESYLLDANTKVKDYLDVKQEKEQILSFSIDEWMAMYQKEAHS, encoded by the coding sequence ATGGATGAAAAATCATTAGTAAAAAAAGTCTTCGCTCAGAATAGTGATGCGTATATTAAAAGTACAACTCATGCAAATGTAAAAGAATTAGAGAAGATGATCACGTGGACAGTTCCAAATAAAAGAATGCTTATGTTAGATATTGCAACTGGTGGAGGGCATGTAGCAAAAAAATATGCTCCTTACGTAGAAAATGTGATCGCAGCTGATTTAACTCCAGAAATGCTTCAAGTAGCGCGTACTCATTTAAGGGATTATACAAATATTCAATATGTAGTCGCTGATGCTGAGAACTTGCCGTTTTTAGATGAATCTTTTGATCTCGTAAGCTGCCGAATTGCAGCTCATCATTTCCCAAATCCTACAAAATTTATAGAAGAAGCAACTCGAGTACTAAAATCAAAAGGTACATTTATTTTTGTTGATAATATTTCCAGTGAAGATAACGAACTTGACTCTTACGTAAACGAATTAGAAAAATTACGTGATCCTAGTCATATACGATCGTTAAAGGTTTCTGAATGGAAACAAATTATTTCTCATTACCCGTTAACTATGAGGAAGGAACAACTTCATAAGAAAATTCTTCCCTTTCAAGATTGGGTTGAGCGTACTGTTAAAGATTCATCTCAAAAAAATGCTGTGGAATCTTATCTGTTAGATGCTAATACCAAGGTGAAGGATTATCTTGATGTTAAGCAAGAAAAAGAGCAGATCCTATCATTTTCAATTGATGAATGGATGGCCATGTATCAGAAAGAAGCTCATTCATAA
- a CDS encoding dihydroorotate dehydrogenase — MNLSVKLPGLNLKNPIMPASGCFGFGKEYSEYYDLSLLGGVMMKAATQFERLGNPTPRVAETSAGMLNAIGLQNPGVQQIIDHEVPRLAKYDTSIIANIAGSSIEEYEFVAASFNQTTDVDALELNISCPNVKEGGIQFGTDPFMAKKVTEVVKKASNKPVYVKLSPNVHNIVEMAKAVEEAGADGLSMINTLTGMKIHLPSRKPLIANKTGGLSGPAIKPVAIRMIYEVRQQVSIPIIGMGGITSAEDVLEYLIAGADAVAVGTANFQNPFVCVDIINELPEVLEQYGFNSIEDVIEKRGITV, encoded by the coding sequence ATGAATCTGTCAGTAAAATTACCAGGATTAAACTTAAAAAATCCGATCATGCCGGCATCTGGTTGTTTTGGGTTTGGAAAAGAATACAGTGAGTATTATGATTTAAGTCTTTTAGGTGGAGTAATGATGAAAGCAGCCACTCAATTTGAAAGATTAGGTAATCCAACTCCACGTGTCGCAGAAACTAGTGCAGGAATGTTAAATGCAATAGGTCTTCAAAATCCAGGAGTCCAACAAATAATTGACCATGAAGTGCCGCGACTTGCAAAATACGATACATCCATTATTGCAAATATTGCTGGTAGTTCTATTGAGGAATATGAGTTTGTAGCAGCTTCATTTAACCAAACAACAGATGTAGACGCACTTGAATTAAATATTTCTTGTCCAAATGTAAAAGAAGGTGGAATTCAATTTGGTACAGACCCTTTCATGGCAAAAAAGGTGACGGAAGTAGTAAAGAAAGCAAGTAACAAGCCTGTATATGTAAAGCTTTCACCAAATGTGCATAATATTGTCGAGATGGCAAAAGCCGTAGAAGAAGCTGGTGCAGATGGGCTATCGATGATTAACACATTGACAGGAATGAAAATTCATCTACCATCACGTAAACCGTTAATCGCCAATAAAACCGGTGGACTGTCTGGTCCTGCAATAAAGCCGGTTGCTATTCGTATGATATATGAAGTAAGGCAACAAGTTTCGATTCCGATTATCGGGATGGGTGGCATCACTAGCGCGGAAGATGTTTTAGAGTATCTAATAGCTGGGGCTGATGCTGTTGCGGTCGGTACTGCGAATTTTCAAAATCCATTTGTTTGTGTAGATATAATAAATGAGTTACCAGAAGTATTGGAGCAGTATGGATTTAATTCAATAGAAGATGTTATCGAAAAAAGGGGGATTACGGTATGA
- a CDS encoding carbamoyl phosphate synthase small subunit, which yields MKKRKLILEDGTVFNGTAFGSDAESSGEIVFNTGMTGYQEVITDPSYCGQFVTLTYPLIGNYGINRDDFETVTPFIHGLVVKEYSEFPSNFRNEETLDEFLQAHNIPGIANIDTRKLTRIIRKHGTMRAVMVDEQKNEQHVIEQLRLAEMPRDQVKRTSTIKPYVVPGRGLRVVMVDFGAKHGILRELTRRDCHITVVPHNYSAEAILRLKPDGIMLTNGPGDPKDVPEAIEMIKQLLGQIPIFGICLGHQLLALACGADTEKMKFGHRGANHPVKDLLAGKTYLTSQNHSYAVNVSSLVNTDLELTQIALNDDTVEGIRHTAFPAFSVQYHPEASPGPEDTNFLFDEFLNLIKASKVKQGGEVYA from the coding sequence ATGAAGAAGCGTAAATTAATACTAGAAGATGGAACTGTTTTTAATGGGACAGCGTTTGGAAGTGATGCCGAATCAAGTGGTGAGATTGTATTTAATACTGGAATGACAGGTTATCAAGAAGTCATCACAGATCCTAGTTATTGTGGTCAATTCGTTACATTAACTTATCCTTTAATTGGAAATTATGGCATTAATCGCGATGATTTTGAAACAGTGACACCATTTATTCATGGTCTTGTTGTAAAAGAGTATAGTGAATTTCCATCTAACTTTCGAAATGAGGAGACTTTAGATGAGTTTTTACAAGCTCATAATATTCCTGGAATTGCAAATATTGATACACGGAAGCTCACTCGAATCATACGTAAGCACGGTACAATGCGAGCAGTAATGGTCGATGAGCAGAAAAATGAGCAACACGTTATAGAACAATTAAGACTTGCTGAAATGCCTCGAGACCAGGTGAAACGAACTTCGACCATTAAACCATATGTTGTACCAGGAAGAGGGCTACGAGTAGTAATGGTTGATTTCGGTGCAAAGCATGGGATTCTAAGAGAATTAACAAGACGTGACTGTCATATCACCGTTGTCCCTCATAACTATAGTGCGGAAGCAATCTTACGATTAAAACCAGATGGAATTATGTTGACGAATGGACCTGGGGATCCAAAAGATGTTCCAGAAGCAATTGAAATGATAAAACAACTTCTCGGCCAAATCCCTATATTCGGCATTTGCCTTGGACATCAATTGCTGGCATTGGCTTGTGGAGCAGATACGGAAAAAATGAAATTCGGTCACCGGGGAGCGAATCATCCAGTAAAGGATTTACTAGCCGGAAAAACGTATTTAACATCACAAAACCATAGCTATGCAGTTAACGTTTCGTCGCTAGTTAACACAGATCTCGAATTAACGCAGATCGCTTTAAATGATGATACGGTAGAAGGAATTCGCCATACTGCCTTCCCGGCATTTTCAGTTCAATATCATCCAGAAGCATCACCAGGACCGGAGGATACGAATTTCTTATTTGATGAGTTTTTAAACCTGATTAAGGCTAGCAAAGTGAAACAAGGAGGAGAAGTATATGCCTAA